A part of Rattus norvegicus strain BN/NHsdMcwi chromosome 4, GRCr8, whole genome shotgun sequence genomic DNA contains:
- the Wdr54 gene encoding WD repeat-containing protein 54 isoform X1, with product MFRRERSIPLRGSAAALSNNLSVLQLPARDLTHFGVVHGPSAQLLSAAPEGVPLAQRQLHVKEGAGVSPPLITQVHWCVLPFRVLLVLTSHRGIQMYESDGSVMVYWHALDSGDASSVQAMFARGIAASVHFICVGTWSGRILVFDIPAKGPNIVLNEELAGHQTPITDIATERAQGQDGVADMVTADDSGVLCVWRSGPEFTLLTRIAGFGVPCPSVQLWQGIVAAGYGNGQVRLYDAGTGALHIQISAHARTISALDLAPEVGKLLSAAEDTFVHIWKLNRNPESGSIEVEHCHGECISDTQVCGARFCDPGGSSFAVTGYDLAEILRFGSV from the exons ATGTTCCGCCGCGAGCGCTCCATCCCACTTCGTGGCTCTGCCGCCGCCCTGTCTAACAACCTCAGTGTACTGCAGCTTCCAGCCCGTGATCTCACGCATTTTGGGGTGGTTCATGGACCGAGCGCCCAGCTTCTCAGCGCTGCCCCTGAGGGTGTGCCCTTGGCCCAGCGCCAGCTCCACGTTAAAGAGGGCGCTGGAGTGAGTCCCCCACTTATCACTCAG GTCCACTGGTGTGTCCTCCCCTTCAGAGTACTGCTGGTCCTCACCTCACACCGAGGGATACAG ATGTACGAGTCTGACGGCTCCGTCATGGTTTACTGGCATGCCTTGGACTCAGGAGATGCTTCTTCAG TACAGGCTATGTTTGCCCGAGGAATTGCTGCCAGCGTCCACTTCATCTGTGTGG GAACGTGGTCTGGTCGGATACTGGTCTTTGATATCCCCGCTAAGGGTCCCAATATTGTACTCAACGAGGAACTAGCTGGGCACCAGACACCAATCACAGATATCGCCACTGAGCGTGCCCAGGGACAG GATGGTGTTGCTGACATGGTGACAGCAGATGACTCAGGTGTCCTGTGTGTCTGGAggtcaggacctgagttcacctTACTGACCCGAATAGCAGGATTCGG GGTCCCGTGCCCCTCTGTGCAGCTGTGGCAGGGGATCGTAGCAGCAGGCTATGGAAATGGACAAGTGCGTCTGTATGACGCTGGCACAGGAGCCCTCCACATCCAGATCAGTGCCCACGCCCGGACCATCTCTGCCCTGGACCTAGCTCCAGAGGTGGGCAAG CTGCTGTCTGCAGCTGAGGATACCTTTGTACACATCTGGAAGCTGAACAGAAACCCAGAGAGTGGCTCCATTGAG GTGGAACACTGCCATGGCGAATGCATTTCTGACACGCAGGTGTGCGGTGCTCGGTTCTGTGACCCAGGGGGCAGCTCCTTTGCTGTGACAGGCTATGACCTTGCTGAGATCCTGAGATTTGGCAGTGTCTGA
- the C4h2orf81 gene encoding uncharacterized protein C2orf81 homolog, with amino-acid sequence MSHEGSRQARDRGVTRSKAEKARPPTQPVPQVDIVPGRLNEAEWIAFMSLEEGEDIVGDILADLVTRVMECAFKVYLTQQCVPFTISQAREAMLQITEWRFLARDEGESAVAEDPTWGEDEEPLACTTDAWAQGSVPVLHAPAPVGVEEHFHNEEPGNPDQFLIDSSWLGRESQEPTQSSEPSAEPRVNPRPTPAMEVFEEAEPRDALEVPHRQESILTVPSKESLRPTLEVQTVHSPQLSPKLSQVVSLQTCERTGSSFGSHLSLQDLYHCVPQPDAAGDRLNLKNKGQLCRSSIGSADRSLLSVPTPDGPSPFLQPGGMERRPSHKTPTMRLDPSRLPRHWVRPVAEVLIPDLEARPLEIYRVRPRKSQVGASASESQALGSRTHSKLQVSIPRFPLKRCATFRSSGPDPTLNLAQSSPSFGSNLPFLSPGFRFLARNLVPPDVASAPSPKLWPRAKWPSGWEREAEQLGELWAGRTRVPPQGQEPVEDSVSEDSGWPLAVPQVLEATSQVLWKPMVISENMKLVPGVSMWNRGTQELLNPAAIQEEAEEGTPQAPEQQPIQTGVSKPQVIMKQLRNETPKAWLLPTKPVPHSGS; translated from the exons ATGTCACACGAAGGCTCG AGGCAGGCGCGAGACCGTGGGGTGACCCGATCCAAGGCAGAAAAAGCCCGGCCACCCACCCAGCCGGTGCCGCAGGTGGACATCGTGCCTGGGCGGCTCAATGAGGCAGAATGGATTGCGTTTATGTCACTGGAGGAGGGCGAGGACATAGTGGGTGACATCTTGGCCGACCTTGTGACTCGAGTTATGGAGTGTGCCTTCAAAGTCTATCTGACCCAGCAG TGCGTTCCATTCACCATTAGCCAGGCTCGAGAGGCCATGCTGCAGATCACTGAGTGGCGCTTCCTGGCCCGAGATGAGGGAGAATCTGCAGTGGCTGAGGACCCCACGTGGGGCGAGGATGAGGAGCCCCTGGCATGCACCACGGATGCCTGGGCCCAGGGCTCCGTGCCTGTACTGCACGCACCGGCGCCCGTTGGTGTAGAGGAGCACTTCCACAACGAA GAACCTGGGAACCCGGACCAGTTCCTTATAGATTCATCGTGGTTGGGCAGAGAGTCCCAGGAGCCGACACAATCTTCAGAACCTTCTGCCGAGCCTAGAGTCAACCCGAGACCCACGCCCGCCATGGAAGTGTTTGAGGAAGCTGAGCCTCGGGATGCGTTGGAAGTACCCCACCGCCAGGAGAGTATCTTGACTGTGCCCTCGAAGGAGTCTTTACGACCTACTCTGGAAGTCCAGACCGTCCACAGCCCCCAGCTTTCTCCGAAGCTGTCCCAAGTAGTCAGTCTGCAGACCTGTGAGAGGACGGGCTCATCCTTCGGTTCACACCTGTCGCTGCAGGATCTTTACCACTGCGTGCCCCAGCCAGACGCCGCGGGGGACCGGCTGAACTTGAAGAACAAGGGCCAGCTCTGCCGCTCCTCGATAGGGTCGGCAGATAGGTCCCTTCTCAGTGTGCCCACGCCGGATGGGCCCTCCCCGTTTCTGCAGCCTGGAGGAATGGAACGGCGGCCAAGCCACAAGACGCCCACGATGCGCCTGGATCCCTCACGGCTGCCCCGCCACTGGGTGCGCCCCGTGGCCGAGGTCCTGATCCCAGACCTCGAAGCGCGCCCTTTGGAAATATATCGCGTGCGTCCGCGGAAGAGCCAAGTTGGGGCCTCAGCAAGCGAGTCCCAAGCCCTCGGCTCACGTACGCACTCCAAACTCCAGGTCTCTATCCCAAGGTTCCCTCTCAAGCGTTGCGCTACATTCCGTTCTTCCGGCCCGGATCCCACTTTAAACTTGGCCCAATCCTCACCATCCTTCGGGTCAAACCTGCCATTCCTCAGCCCCGGGTTCCGCTTCCTCGCTAGAAATCTAGTCCCTCCCGACGTCGCCAGTGCCCCGAGCCCCAAACTATGGCCCCGAGCTAAGTGGCCAAGTGGTTGGGAGCGGGAGGCGGAGCAGCTGGGAGAGCTGTGGGCGGGACGGACTCGAGTGCCTCCACAGGGCCAGGAACCTGTggaagactctgtctcagaggACTCTGGATGGCCCCTAGCGGTGCCCCAGGTCCTCGAGGCTACGTCCCAGGTGCTGTGGAAGCCCATGGTTATTTCAGAAAACATGAAGCTGGTTCCTGGTGTGAGTATGTGGAACCGGGGCACCCAGGAGCTGCTCAACCCTGCTGCCATCCAAGAGGAGGCTGAAGAAGGCACCCCTCAGGCGCCTGAGCAGCAACCCATCCAGACAGGTGTGTCCAAGCCTCAGGTGATTATGAAACAGCTAAGGAACGAGACCCCCAAAGCCTGGCTGCTCCCCACCAAGCCTGTGCCCCACTCTGGGTCCTGA
- the C4h2orf81 gene encoding uncharacterized protein C2orf81 homolog isoform X3 produces the protein MSHEGSRQARDRGVTRSKAEKARPPTQPVPQVDIVPGRLNEAEWIAFMSLEEGEDIVGDILADLVTRVMECAFKVYLTQQEPGNPDQFLIDSSWLGRESQEPTQSSEPSAEPRVNPRPTPAMEVFEEAEPRDALEVPHRQESILTVPSKESLRPTLEVQTVHSPQLSPKLSQVVSLQTCERTGSSFGSHLSLQDLYHCVPQPDAAGDRLNLKNKGQLCRSSIGSADRSLLSVPTPDGPSPFLQPGGMERRPSHKTPTMRLDPSRLPRHWVRPVAEVLIPDLEARPLEIYRVRPRKSQVGASASESQALGSRTHSKLQVSIPRFPLKRCATFRSSGPDPTLNLAQSSPSFGSNLPFLSPGFRFLARNLVPPDVASAPSPKLWPRAKWPSGWEREAEQLGELWAGRTRVPPQGQEPVEDSVSEDSGWPLAVPQVLEATSQVLWKPMVISENMKLVPGVSMWNRGTQELLNPAAIQEEAEEGTPQAPEQQPIQTGVSKPQVIMKQLRNETPKAWLLPTKPVPHSGS, from the exons ATGTCACACGAAGGCTCG AGGCAGGCGCGAGACCGTGGGGTGACCCGATCCAAGGCAGAAAAAGCCCGGCCACCCACCCAGCCGGTGCCGCAGGTGGACATCGTGCCTGGGCGGCTCAATGAGGCAGAATGGATTGCGTTTATGTCACTGGAGGAGGGCGAGGACATAGTGGGTGACATCTTGGCCGACCTTGTGACTCGAGTTATGGAGTGTGCCTTCAAAGTCTATCTGACCCAGCAG GAACCTGGGAACCCGGACCAGTTCCTTATAGATTCATCGTGGTTGGGCAGAGAGTCCCAGGAGCCGACACAATCTTCAGAACCTTCTGCCGAGCCTAGAGTCAACCCGAGACCCACGCCCGCCATGGAAGTGTTTGAGGAAGCTGAGCCTCGGGATGCGTTGGAAGTACCCCACCGCCAGGAGAGTATCTTGACTGTGCCCTCGAAGGAGTCTTTACGACCTACTCTGGAAGTCCAGACCGTCCACAGCCCCCAGCTTTCTCCGAAGCTGTCCCAAGTAGTCAGTCTGCAGACCTGTGAGAGGACGGGCTCATCCTTCGGTTCACACCTGTCGCTGCAGGATCTTTACCACTGCGTGCCCCAGCCAGACGCCGCGGGGGACCGGCTGAACTTGAAGAACAAGGGCCAGCTCTGCCGCTCCTCGATAGGGTCGGCAGATAGGTCCCTTCTCAGTGTGCCCACGCCGGATGGGCCCTCCCCGTTTCTGCAGCCTGGAGGAATGGAACGGCGGCCAAGCCACAAGACGCCCACGATGCGCCTGGATCCCTCACGGCTGCCCCGCCACTGGGTGCGCCCCGTGGCCGAGGTCCTGATCCCAGACCTCGAAGCGCGCCCTTTGGAAATATATCGCGTGCGTCCGCGGAAGAGCCAAGTTGGGGCCTCAGCAAGCGAGTCCCAAGCCCTCGGCTCACGTACGCACTCCAAACTCCAGGTCTCTATCCCAAGGTTCCCTCTCAAGCGTTGCGCTACATTCCGTTCTTCCGGCCCGGATCCCACTTTAAACTTGGCCCAATCCTCACCATCCTTCGGGTCAAACCTGCCATTCCTCAGCCCCGGGTTCCGCTTCCTCGCTAGAAATCTAGTCCCTCCCGACGTCGCCAGTGCCCCGAGCCCCAAACTATGGCCCCGAGCTAAGTGGCCAAGTGGTTGGGAGCGGGAGGCGGAGCAGCTGGGAGAGCTGTGGGCGGGACGGACTCGAGTGCCTCCACAGGGCCAGGAACCTGTggaagactctgtctcagaggACTCTGGATGGCCCCTAGCGGTGCCCCAGGTCCTCGAGGCTACGTCCCAGGTGCTGTGGAAGCCCATGGTTATTTCAGAAAACATGAAGCTGGTTCCTGGTGTGAGTATGTGGAACCGGGGCACCCAGGAGCTGCTCAACCCTGCTGCCATCCAAGAGGAGGCTGAAGAAGGCACCCCTCAGGCGCCTGAGCAGCAACCCATCCAGACAGGTGTGTCCAAGCCTCAGGTGATTATGAAACAGCTAAGGAACGAGACCCCCAAAGCCTGGCTGCTCCCCACCAAGCCTGTGCCCCACTCTGGGTCCTGA
- the C4h2orf81 gene encoding uncharacterized protein C2orf81 homolog isoform X1 produces MDQTTQRRQARDRGVTRSKAEKARPPTQPVPQVDIVPGRLNEAEWIAFMSLEEGEDIVGDILADLVTRVMECAFKVYLTQQCVPFTISQAREAMLQITEWRFLARDEGESAVAEDPTWGEDEEPLACTTDAWAQGSVPVLHAPAPVGVEEHFHNEEPGNPDQFLIDSSWLGRESQEPTQSSEPSAEPRVNPRPTPAMEVFEEAEPRDALEVPHRQESILTVPSKESLRPTLEVQTVHSPQLSPKLSQVVSLQTCERTGSSFGSHLSLQDLYHCVPQPDAAGDRLNLKNKGQLCRSSIGSADRSLLSVPTPDGPSPFLQPGGMERRPSHKTPTMRLDPSRLPRHWVRPVAEVLIPDLEARPLEIYRVRPRKSQVGASASESQALGSRTHSKLQVSIPRFPLKRCATFRSSGPDPTLNLAQSSPSFGSNLPFLSPGFRFLARNLVPPDVASAPSPKLWPRAKWPSGWEREAEQLGELWAGRTRVPPQGQEPVEDSVSEDSGWPLAVPQVLEATSQVLWKPMVISENMKLVPGVSMWNRGTQELLNPAAIQEEAEEGTPQAPEQQPIQTGVSKPQVIMKQLRNETPKAWLLPTKPVPHSGS; encoded by the exons ATGGATCAAACAACTCAAAGG AGGCAGGCGCGAGACCGTGGGGTGACCCGATCCAAGGCAGAAAAAGCCCGGCCACCCACCCAGCCGGTGCCGCAGGTGGACATCGTGCCTGGGCGGCTCAATGAGGCAGAATGGATTGCGTTTATGTCACTGGAGGAGGGCGAGGACATAGTGGGTGACATCTTGGCCGACCTTGTGACTCGAGTTATGGAGTGTGCCTTCAAAGTCTATCTGACCCAGCAG TGCGTTCCATTCACCATTAGCCAGGCTCGAGAGGCCATGCTGCAGATCACTGAGTGGCGCTTCCTGGCCCGAGATGAGGGAGAATCTGCAGTGGCTGAGGACCCCACGTGGGGCGAGGATGAGGAGCCCCTGGCATGCACCACGGATGCCTGGGCCCAGGGCTCCGTGCCTGTACTGCACGCACCGGCGCCCGTTGGTGTAGAGGAGCACTTCCACAACGAA GAACCTGGGAACCCGGACCAGTTCCTTATAGATTCATCGTGGTTGGGCAGAGAGTCCCAGGAGCCGACACAATCTTCAGAACCTTCTGCCGAGCCTAGAGTCAACCCGAGACCCACGCCCGCCATGGAAGTGTTTGAGGAAGCTGAGCCTCGGGATGCGTTGGAAGTACCCCACCGCCAGGAGAGTATCTTGACTGTGCCCTCGAAGGAGTCTTTACGACCTACTCTGGAAGTCCAGACCGTCCACAGCCCCCAGCTTTCTCCGAAGCTGTCCCAAGTAGTCAGTCTGCAGACCTGTGAGAGGACGGGCTCATCCTTCGGTTCACACCTGTCGCTGCAGGATCTTTACCACTGCGTGCCCCAGCCAGACGCCGCGGGGGACCGGCTGAACTTGAAGAACAAGGGCCAGCTCTGCCGCTCCTCGATAGGGTCGGCAGATAGGTCCCTTCTCAGTGTGCCCACGCCGGATGGGCCCTCCCCGTTTCTGCAGCCTGGAGGAATGGAACGGCGGCCAAGCCACAAGACGCCCACGATGCGCCTGGATCCCTCACGGCTGCCCCGCCACTGGGTGCGCCCCGTGGCCGAGGTCCTGATCCCAGACCTCGAAGCGCGCCCTTTGGAAATATATCGCGTGCGTCCGCGGAAGAGCCAAGTTGGGGCCTCAGCAAGCGAGTCCCAAGCCCTCGGCTCACGTACGCACTCCAAACTCCAGGTCTCTATCCCAAGGTTCCCTCTCAAGCGTTGCGCTACATTCCGTTCTTCCGGCCCGGATCCCACTTTAAACTTGGCCCAATCCTCACCATCCTTCGGGTCAAACCTGCCATTCCTCAGCCCCGGGTTCCGCTTCCTCGCTAGAAATCTAGTCCCTCCCGACGTCGCCAGTGCCCCGAGCCCCAAACTATGGCCCCGAGCTAAGTGGCCAAGTGGTTGGGAGCGGGAGGCGGAGCAGCTGGGAGAGCTGTGGGCGGGACGGACTCGAGTGCCTCCACAGGGCCAGGAACCTGTggaagactctgtctcagaggACTCTGGATGGCCCCTAGCGGTGCCCCAGGTCCTCGAGGCTACGTCCCAGGTGCTGTGGAAGCCCATGGTTATTTCAGAAAACATGAAGCTGGTTCCTGGTGTGAGTATGTGGAACCGGGGCACCCAGGAGCTGCTCAACCCTGCTGCCATCCAAGAGGAGGCTGAAGAAGGCACCCCTCAGGCGCCTGAGCAGCAACCCATCCAGACAGGTGTGTCCAAGCCTCAGGTGATTATGAAACAGCTAAGGAACGAGACCCCCAAAGCCTGGCTGCTCCCCACCAAGCCTGTGCCCCACTCTGGGTCCTGA
- the C4h2orf81 gene encoding uncharacterized protein C2orf81 homolog isoform X2 translates to MDQTTQRRQARDRGVTRSKAEKARPPTQPVPQVDIVPGRLNEAEWIAFMSLEEGEDIVGDILADLVTRVMECAFKVYLTQQEPGNPDQFLIDSSWLGRESQEPTQSSEPSAEPRVNPRPTPAMEVFEEAEPRDALEVPHRQESILTVPSKESLRPTLEVQTVHSPQLSPKLSQVVSLQTCERTGSSFGSHLSLQDLYHCVPQPDAAGDRLNLKNKGQLCRSSIGSADRSLLSVPTPDGPSPFLQPGGMERRPSHKTPTMRLDPSRLPRHWVRPVAEVLIPDLEARPLEIYRVRPRKSQVGASASESQALGSRTHSKLQVSIPRFPLKRCATFRSSGPDPTLNLAQSSPSFGSNLPFLSPGFRFLARNLVPPDVASAPSPKLWPRAKWPSGWEREAEQLGELWAGRTRVPPQGQEPVEDSVSEDSGWPLAVPQVLEATSQVLWKPMVISENMKLVPGVSMWNRGTQELLNPAAIQEEAEEGTPQAPEQQPIQTGVSKPQVIMKQLRNETPKAWLLPTKPVPHSGS, encoded by the exons ATGGATCAAACAACTCAAAGG AGGCAGGCGCGAGACCGTGGGGTGACCCGATCCAAGGCAGAAAAAGCCCGGCCACCCACCCAGCCGGTGCCGCAGGTGGACATCGTGCCTGGGCGGCTCAATGAGGCAGAATGGATTGCGTTTATGTCACTGGAGGAGGGCGAGGACATAGTGGGTGACATCTTGGCCGACCTTGTGACTCGAGTTATGGAGTGTGCCTTCAAAGTCTATCTGACCCAGCAG GAACCTGGGAACCCGGACCAGTTCCTTATAGATTCATCGTGGTTGGGCAGAGAGTCCCAGGAGCCGACACAATCTTCAGAACCTTCTGCCGAGCCTAGAGTCAACCCGAGACCCACGCCCGCCATGGAAGTGTTTGAGGAAGCTGAGCCTCGGGATGCGTTGGAAGTACCCCACCGCCAGGAGAGTATCTTGACTGTGCCCTCGAAGGAGTCTTTACGACCTACTCTGGAAGTCCAGACCGTCCACAGCCCCCAGCTTTCTCCGAAGCTGTCCCAAGTAGTCAGTCTGCAGACCTGTGAGAGGACGGGCTCATCCTTCGGTTCACACCTGTCGCTGCAGGATCTTTACCACTGCGTGCCCCAGCCAGACGCCGCGGGGGACCGGCTGAACTTGAAGAACAAGGGCCAGCTCTGCCGCTCCTCGATAGGGTCGGCAGATAGGTCCCTTCTCAGTGTGCCCACGCCGGATGGGCCCTCCCCGTTTCTGCAGCCTGGAGGAATGGAACGGCGGCCAAGCCACAAGACGCCCACGATGCGCCTGGATCCCTCACGGCTGCCCCGCCACTGGGTGCGCCCCGTGGCCGAGGTCCTGATCCCAGACCTCGAAGCGCGCCCTTTGGAAATATATCGCGTGCGTCCGCGGAAGAGCCAAGTTGGGGCCTCAGCAAGCGAGTCCCAAGCCCTCGGCTCACGTACGCACTCCAAACTCCAGGTCTCTATCCCAAGGTTCCCTCTCAAGCGTTGCGCTACATTCCGTTCTTCCGGCCCGGATCCCACTTTAAACTTGGCCCAATCCTCACCATCCTTCGGGTCAAACCTGCCATTCCTCAGCCCCGGGTTCCGCTTCCTCGCTAGAAATCTAGTCCCTCCCGACGTCGCCAGTGCCCCGAGCCCCAAACTATGGCCCCGAGCTAAGTGGCCAAGTGGTTGGGAGCGGGAGGCGGAGCAGCTGGGAGAGCTGTGGGCGGGACGGACTCGAGTGCCTCCACAGGGCCAGGAACCTGTggaagactctgtctcagaggACTCTGGATGGCCCCTAGCGGTGCCCCAGGTCCTCGAGGCTACGTCCCAGGTGCTGTGGAAGCCCATGGTTATTTCAGAAAACATGAAGCTGGTTCCTGGTGTGAGTATGTGGAACCGGGGCACCCAGGAGCTGCTCAACCCTGCTGCCATCCAAGAGGAGGCTGAAGAAGGCACCCCTCAGGCGCCTGAGCAGCAACCCATCCAGACAGGTGTGTCCAAGCCTCAGGTGATTATGAAACAGCTAAGGAACGAGACCCCCAAAGCCTGGCTGCTCCCCACCAAGCCTGTGCCCCACTCTGGGTCCTGA